The Cardiocondyla obscurior isolate alpha-2009 linkage group LG16, Cobs3.1, whole genome shotgun sequence genome segment GGCAGGGGTTTGGGTATTGATTTTGGAAATACCCAGCCATAATACATTCTTGAGCGGATAGAAAATGGCTTTCTATATTGCGGACGTGTTTAACCTGGTTGAATAAAACTAACAAAGTTAATCGCCGCACGTACGAGTTCGGAATTAAGAGTTAATCATATAAGGAATAAAAGTGTATCAAATTACCGTTCCCTTCTTGATATCGTCGGCTATGAGGTCAGTGAAAATCCATCCGACTCTCCTCAGATTAAGTGTCCGGCCTAATTCCTCGACTAACGCTTCCTTCTCGTCTGGCAGAAGTCTTATCGTGTCTTTTGTACTTTCCTGaccaaaaaatagaaaaaagtaaaaaaaacacaaaaaaaaaaataacgcgaacATTATCTCGATATTTGTTAACCAAAAATGTATGTTTATAGATTTGTCAAAGATTGTACGAGCGCTATGTACCTGCGGTGGTTCATATATGGCCGCAACGACTGCTCTAATTCCTAGCGGAACATCCGAATGTACTTCGTATCTTCCGTATAGATAGCCGATACGTTGATGCCCAGTGCTACGCCAGTAATTAAGAAAACGTTCTACTAAACTAGCATTTTCGAACATAACGTTGTCCACGTGCCGATAAGTCTGGCGATTCAGCGTGATTGAGTTCGGTTGGCACTTGCTGCAGATTCCTCGCGGCCACGGCGGATGATCCTTGCAGCCAGTCTTTATACGGCAGCTTATGTCGTCTAATTGTATAAACTTGCCCCTGcgacaaatatatacatatgcgaGATACAGTCGAATATCTTGTAAcacttgaaattatttcacgaCGCATCATCTCACACGTACCTATCAACACCGGCAGTGAGCTTTCTGAGATATGAATGAAAGGATAAGTGCTTGATATTTTGTTCTCTCAGGTAAATTTCGTCAAAAGGTTCAAGCGGCGAACAATGAACACAGCATCCTTTTGCTCCGTGCCGACAACTGTAagtatacaattaatttttttttttttttattctgtcaCTGTTTCTAAATTGTTAAGATTACTTACAGCTTTTCGTCGCGTTTCCGCTGAATCGTGCCATCCAACTTCCACAATTGTTCATCGATATCATTCTCGACTACGTTTGACAGAGAAGGTCGCGAAATACCAGACGAACGATTTGTAACGCCGTTTGCAGTATCCATCGGGCCTGATTCTGATTACACAATATAAAAAggtttaacatttaaaaaacaaaataatcgcTTTTTTTGCAGTGTgcagtttttaatattgaacgacagtgttttattttaatctagcatcgtaatattatttcgtaatattatCGTAATATTCTAATTGCTTTTGTGTTGCAATTCTGTCACTAGtgcaataagaaaaaaaagaaaatcgatacCTGTGAAAGTGTTATTGGAGGCACTACTGGTTGATGGAGCACTCCAGAGTTGGGTGCCATTGGCTGGCACAAGATAAAGTATATCTCCATGGGAAAGACCGATCCCTGACACCGTTCTACTTCGAGTAGAGGTAAGTGGCTCTTTCTGACTTCGTTGTTTACAGAGATTAAATCCAAAACTATTCAAATCAAAGGCTTCATAAACCTAGACaacagataaagaaaaattaattatactaacGTTTTacggtatatatttataaaaattaaatatttttttacaatctaTACCTTTTCATAAAGTTGAGAAACTGTATCAGAAGGTAGTACTTCTATACGTTTGGTACCCTCTGGAGACTGCACACGCAGGATCTGGAAATAAATGAACAGCATATAATGCacaagcttttttttttttttttaccgcaagtaaaaattcttcaaaataaaaaaaaataaaaaaaaccaaataaGGAAAAAGTATCTGTCACGTACATACAAAGGTCCACGTCAGAcatcgtaataataaaacctGTCAGAGAGGAAGTTTCCTCCCTCTATAAAAACTGcataattaacataataataaaaatttcgaacgttataaattttactcgctcggaataaaaatttaaaggtAAATAAAGGAAATCCAGATAACCTTCGCCACGCGAGTCGGCGTTCGCGTCTAggaatttttctctcgcggaTACGTTGCgacggcaaaaacgaaaaagggaaaaaggaaaagcagcTTCGCGCGCGTCAAAGAGGACGTTTTGCGGGCCGCGGAGCCGCCGCTGTTGCGTACACTTACAATATTTGACATTTCGCCGGTGTCGGTGGTGCATCAGCTGTTTAATCCGTTGTGTCGTACGGCCGCACGAGTGTGTGGTGGCGCCAAAGTCCCTAGCTTCCCACAATGACGCTCCGCGCGACGAGGAAAAACTGTCGAGTCAACGTCGGTGGGGCTTACGACCTAACCTCCGCGCTGTCTCTCTTGCTCTTCGCCTTTCTCGCGTCTTCTCTTCCGTCTTTCTCGCGCACTAttcgcttctctctttcttcgcgGGCGACAGGAGCCGTGCCGTCTGCGACGATCCACCGAATGCCGAATGCGGGCGCACGCAAAACTCTTCAGTTCCCGACCGTTGTACGTCCGCGACGCCGTGAACCGTAGACGCGAGACAGGAGTCAGCTGAGCGCGCGTCAACGTAAAGCACTCCGCGGATACACGGCCGATTCGTCACCGTCACTGTTCGCCGCGGTACAACGAACTCCCGCGAGAGATCTCGACGAGCAGGAGCTAGGTGAACGCGTCTGCCGCTGGTCGACCGGGAGGGCGAGTGTGGGCGAGTGTCGATCGAGACGAGTCGAGTCGAGTTGCCGTAGTGCCACTGCACACACGTTTCCGAGGGGGGTCTTCCACGCTCCGCTTCGTCAGGTAAGTCACTTTtcttctctgtctctctctttctctctctctctctcactcgaGCGCGCTCCGTCTCCCTCGAAGCTCCGAATTCTCCTCGCGACTCgcttctccctttttttttttatttcctttcccTTTCCCTCTCCCCGCCTCGACGTCGTTGATCGTCGGATcgtaatcgcgcgcgcgatagacgGACGACAAGAACGACGAGGACAACGCCACTCTGTCACACGTTCTCCTCTCTCGCGGCGATCTCCATCCACTATGCAACCCGTTTTACGGCGGGGTAGAAGCGGACGCCGACCCCTGGGCGCACTTTCGAAAGAGCGTAGCGCCGTCGATGTAGCATTTCCGGCGCTGCGCTCGCGAAATCGGTTGGTGCGCGTCGCGCGCTTCCGGCTTTGCGCGCGCGTTCAGGAATCATCGTTGGCCGGAGAACCCGCCGGGTGCTTCGTCCCGCTCTCGATCTCAGGAAGAAGCGGTATGACCGCTCGTGATTAGAGAAAATGTCAGGTAATACTCTGATTAGCTTGATTCGCGATTGATCCACGTCGCGAGTTTACTCGAAGTagaatttctataaaaataatcgttcgCAGGCTCTTCGTACGCCAAACGATTACTCGCCGGTACCGAGAGCGTCCATCCGGCTCTTGGCCGTCGCCGCTCCGCTCCACCAGGTGCATCGCACTcggatataaataaatcaaacgcATCCTTCGCCGGTGAACAATGGAACTTTGCTAATTAGACCTCGGCCAGCCTGAACTCTGCGTGCCTTACGAATTAGCCGAATCTTTCCGTTACTTAATTGCTAATTACGAATACCCGCGATCGCGAATTAAGCCGTCCCACGACGTCACGCTGATTCCAAGAAGGCACGTCTATTTCAGCCGCTAAAAATTAGTCTCCCTCGCCGCACAACCGTCCGGCATTCGAATTTAGAAATATTCTCTCTTTCAGAAAACGGTACGGAGAGATACCCCCCACGATTTGCGTCGCATCCTCTCTCATCCGGAACGGAGAATCACGCGTATTTTTGACGCGCGTGCATATTCCAAAATGCGTCTGCCAGGGTCTCTGGCCAACGTCCATTATATATTTCGGAATAGCTGCGAGATCACGAGGGACGTATAAAATCGTGTatcggaaaaaagaaaaaagagatacGCCTACGGAGGACGGAGAGAGATACGCTCTATAATAGTATACTGCGTATGAGAACTCGACCGGCGGCGAGTGCTCGCGTCACTCGACGTAGAACGACAATGACTAAGCGAGAACGGGATAGTCACGCGCCAACGCGTTTGGACGTGCCGATCCTCCTCCAGGCGGCTTCACCCGAGCTAGACGTTTGCGATAATCGTGACGTCGGACGACCATTGCAAGAATAAATCCTGACGATGCGAAATTGCGGAATAAATTGGCGAAAGGAGAACGCGTCACAGCGATTACCGGCATACCGCCGCTTATGACCCTCTTTTGCCCGTTTCTTCCTGCCAAGAAACGACTACCGCGCCGTGAGGGATCTCCGCGGTCCGCGGAGGCCGCGTACCCCGGTGAGAATTTCGGCGCGATCAGTTTGCATTTGCTAGCCGGTAGCCATCTAGCGCGAGAGGCACATCCCGGGTGCCTTCGCGAGAAGACCCTTCGCACGCGCGTCAAGTACCTTCTGTCCACATCGTTGGCATTGGGCATCGGCCACGTCAGCTTCTCGTCCCTCGGTCAACTTGCTTGGGTCCGTTTGTTTCCCTCCTTTCCACGGAGATACTCGATAATCCACCTGTTAAGCTGTCAATGAGAGCAGGAAGGTAAGCCAAAGCTTCCTCTTCTTGATCCCCGAAACCGCTATTGATTTATATCcttgtaccttttttttttttctttttaatttgagtaatttgtttttaattccAAATGATATATCCCCGACGCGAATAACTTGTATTTTAATACTAATGTGAAAAGGATTCATTTCAGAAAGCAGAGCATTTTTCGCACAATGTTATTTTGTGGCAAAAAGTAGATATGCCACTGTAGAATAGTTACATAACGATTAAATCTCAAGATTCAGTTATGTATTCACAAATTTCGAATTAAGACGCCGCCGTCTTATCGTTCCAAGAGTTTTGATAAATACCCACGTTTGTTTATAGATACGTTTGGCTTATACAAGTTTCGAAATTGGCAAGAACGTGCTTCGAGGAGCAATATATTCAAAGACAATTATTTGATTAGTCTCTTTAATATCTACTTTTAGTACATAATAACTCAACGAAATTTGCACTGCATCTACACGCTTGACTTTCGGTATTTGGAACtttcacaattttttctttactttatttaaatcaaatcaAACGATTCATGCATAAAGCTAAAGCTATTATAGCCTTTACACAGCGTACGCGTATAAACGCGTCTAAATCGCTGACTCACCGGCGCAGATCATgctaattaattgttaatatagaATTGAATATTTTCAGAGCAAAATGGAGGAAGAAGATATGAGGACGACAGTGGAGCTGTACATTTATGATCTTACCAAGGGAATGGCAGCGATTATGTCACCGATACTCATCGGTAAgcattagaaatttataacataagtgacaatattaatatctacttgtatgtatgtaattaTCACTTATATTTATctctttaaattgatttttttttaggatcaAAGTAGACGTTCTGAATGTTAGGCGTGGTCTTAGATATTTGTCATTTCAAACTTATGATTATGATATCGTTGAAGTGCGgcgatttaaatttgtataacaAGGAAGTTGacgcgattatatttttatttattctgttCAATTCTTCTTAGTCATTTTCGCTCATTAGTTCATAGGTTATCGCTATTGTTGCATTGTTTCTTCTCGTGACACTGTAAGTTTCGCCAGATTGCATAGGCGGGTTCAAATTAAGTTTGCGACTTAAATATAAACAGCCAAATCGAGAATCGACGACACTTTGGGTGACGATGACTCATTGTTAGAGACCGACGACGTTGTTTTCGCATGACCTACGTGCGTCGGATTAATCGCTGATATATTCTACTACGATGCAACGAGAAACGCGTCCAAATGATAGGGAGTCATTTTctcaaaatatagaaaatggaattcaaaattaatataaatagcaGGTTTATTCGCGGCGCAGGTGCTAGACTAATTTTTAGGGATGTAGAAATGAATGGCTCGAAAGACAGTTTATCGTAGGAGAAACAGTAAACGCGCGCGGTATGCACGGCAATAATTTATGGAATCGCGCGTGCGACACGGAACCAACGCGGAAGCTGTGCCAGAAGAGGTACCGGAGCGGGAATTGCCCCGTAATCCCATGCGAAATTCCATGCGGATGGCGTAAAGCGCGAAGCAACACGCGAATCGCGGTGCTCCACGTGCCTGAGCCACGTTCCCGCACTCTTGAGCTATTTTCGATTGCGTCGAGTGCAGCGTTCATTCGACTCTGAGAAAGTTTTGATCTGGAAATTGGCAGTAACTCCAGACCAAACAAATGTCAAGTTAGATCTCGGAGGATCAATGCCTGTggatgtaaattattttgataaaaggATAGTGAGTTATAAATCTTTTgtgaaatatcttttaaactttaaagtacaagaatttattatttctaattaaattaatgctaCATGTGATAGTcaaggaattattatttagtaattattttttactcagtttggaaaagtattttattgtaacaaaggatacatatttcttaattataaagtGGTAAattgaagattttttttattacataaatgcATTCTATAAATGTATTACATCTACCGGCATCGGAAGCCTCGACTTCGCCACTTTTGAATTTATCGTAAACGTCGACGTCTCGTCCCGCTCTGGAAGTAATTATAACGGCTGGGTTATTTCTTGCGAGGTCGACATCACCGGCAGGCCCGCGAGGCGCAATGAGAAAACCACGAAGCAAGGCGTGTACGCGGATGTACTTAGCTATTTCCGCGGGCAAAACTGGGTCGAAGGAGGAACATACGGGTCCGCAAGCCCGAGCTTTATCCGGGACTACGCGATATTTCGCGCACCGATCTAGCCGGTGAATTTATACGAGGACAAAACGTGACAATTATTATATCGCCCCCGTCGGTCCTTGAACAAATATTGTGAGCTTGAATATAAGCCTGTCTCGAGGTTGCCTCGTTGGATTACATTGATGATACAAATAGAATCCGTTTTCATATAATCCTAAATTCTTTCGGAACAACTTGGAACTAGCTCAGCTTCCGCAATAATTTCAAAGCAGCGAGttttcttttgattttattttctttcaagaaaCATATGCGTATTTTTACATGAGAGATGTCTTACatcgttgaattttataaaattaatgttatttagaCTGATAGATATTTATcgttcaatttaaattttttatttaatataagaaGTCATAAATATCTCATGATATATGCgaatatcttaatatttattttctctattttattacattttattcgtTGTTAATTCTGACTTTTTAATCCGTAGGTCGCCAATTGAACGGAATATGGCACACGGCAATAGTCGCGTACGGAAGGGAATATTTCTTCGGTCCTGCTGGCATCCAGAGTATCCGACCCGTGAGTATCCTCCGCCACCTCTGACGGGCCCGATTATCTCGATCGGGATGTGTTTAGTTAGCGTTTCTCATATCACGATAGCCGGTGAAATACAACGCGGGGTTTTTCGTTCAGTCACGCAGGTGGTTTCTATCGCGTCGTACTCGATATTCCGCCCGAGTGCTTTCTTCTCTTCTCGTAAGTATTCCCACGCGTAAAAAACGTCGATTGCGGCTTCTGGCCGGAGCCAGTGTCAACAACGTTTCTCGTA includes the following:
- the Npl4 gene encoding nuclear protein localization protein 4 homolog isoform X1, whose translation is MSNIILRVQSPEGTKRIEVLPSDTVSQLYEKVYEAFDLNSFGFNLCKQRSQKEPLTSTRSRTVSGIGLSHGDILYLVPANGTQLWSAPSTSSASNNTFTESGPMDTANGVTNRSSGISRPSLSNVVENDIDEQLWKLDGTIQRKRDEKLCRHGAKGCCVHCSPLEPFDEIYLREQNIKHLSFHSYLRKLTAGVDRGKFIQLDDISCRIKTGCKDHPPWPRGICSKCQPNSITLNRQTYRHVDNVMFENASLVERFLNYWRSTGHQRIGYLYGRYEVHSDVPLGIRAVVAAIYEPPQVHSARTIFDKSINIHFWLTNIEIMFALFFFLCFFYFFLFFGQESTKDTIRLLPDEKEALVEELGRTLNLRRVGWIFTDLIADDIKKGTVKHVRNIESHFLSAQECIMAGYFQNQYPNPCRFSPNGFFGSKFVTVCVTGDDKNQVHMEGYQVSNQCMALVRDGCLVPTKDAPELGYVIESTDKQYVPDVFYKEKDTYGNEVTRLARPLPVEYLLVDVPASTPLTPQFTFFTDDNITPFPVENRQVDGQVQEFNSLCTYMQQFNSDQFLEATSDFHLLLFIATMDMYPMKDHMLPLLEAIHKKDKPKAMEWAQSEHWATVEQLISVSSTSSHPPQTSSFGNSSRTLPSATAEGSGGVGVGTEQIVNPPPDQALWTCSHCTFLNAADLAVCEMCNLPREDVEEYDEEMMRELF
- the Npl4 gene encoding nuclear protein localization protein 4 homolog isoform X2 → MSNIILRVQSPEGTKRIEVLPSDTVSQLYEKVYEAFDLNSFGFNLCKQRSQKEPLTSTRSRTVSGIGLSHGDILYLVPANGTQLWSAPSTSSASNNTFTESGPMDTANGVTNRSSGISRPSLSNVVENDIDEQLWKLDGTIQRKRDEKLCRHGAKGCCVHCSPLEPFDEIYLREQNIKHLSFHSYLRKLTAGVDRGKFIQLDDISCRIKTGCKDHPPWPRGICSKCQPNSITLNRQTYRHVDNVMFENASLVERFLNYWRSTGHQRIGYLYGRYEVHSDVPLGIRAVVAAIYEPPQESTKDTIRLLPDEKEALVEELGRTLNLRRVGWIFTDLIADDIKKGTVKHVRNIESHFLSAQECIMAGYFQNQYPNPCRFSPNGFFGSKFVTVCVTGDDKNQVHMEGYQVSNQCMALVRDGCLVPTKDAPELGYVIESTDKQYVPDVFYKEKDTYGNEVTRLARPLPVEYLLVDVPASTPLTPQFTFFTDDNITPFPVENRQVDGQVQEFNSLCTYMQQFNSDQFLEATSDFHLLLFIATMDMYPMKDHMLPLLEAIHKKDKPKAMEWAQSEHWATVEQLISVSSTSSHPPQTSSFGNSSRTLPSATAEGSGGVGVGTEQIVNPPPDQALWTCSHCTFLNAADLAVCEMCNLPREDVEEYDEEMMRELF